The following coding sequences are from one Sphingomonadaceae bacterium OTU29LAMAA1 window:
- a CDS encoding GAF domain-containing protein, with protein sequence MAIPSTTDINAPGLDLTACDREPIHIPGAIQPHGLLLVAEAEGAHRVVAGAGDIEGKLAAEWLGRPLGELLQQDIARLLNTLPGGPNASVPLPVTGIDDRFTATMHRAGRHLMVELEPLPSDPMTAATMLAWLDAVATSFERATDRQTLYDRAATAFRTLTGFDRVMVYRFLDDDAGRVVAEDRDPTLDTFLNHHFPASDIPKQARALYIRNRTRSIPTVDYDPAPLRPAGFAGCDLSDVALRHVSPIHLQYLRNMGVEASASISIVKDGLLWGLIACHHNTPRALAPEVRGAAATLASGLARQIRAKEEAAAYRERLALRAAEDSVVPRLNSEEPLRDAIIAVKTELREMLHADGFAMVAGDQVEATGRCPADGVLIAIARQVRERGNEPLATHELAKLFPAAAEHHRLASGLLALPLHDEDATLLWLRAETVETIEWAGNPHKAVQIAPNETLTPRASFASFTETVRGRSHPWTLEEVEAAHRLRRRFHEARQHLQVRILNRELSRTLVEKDALLVQKDVLMKEVNHRVQNSLQLVASFLRLQAKTAGAGIVADQLAEAQARLAAVALVHRRLYRDDQVESIDLSRYVDELIADMRTSLGTDWGRHIRLDLAPVLVPTDRAVNIGLILTELVINATKYAYDGAPGPVAIALEQHGGKLRLIVADDGRGKNGDMAGSGGFGSRMMDAMVQRLSGTIEYSENHPGLRAIVTAPIAET encoded by the coding sequence ATGGCGATCCCGAGTACGACAGACATCAACGCGCCCGGGCTCGACCTGACCGCGTGCGATCGAGAGCCGATCCATATCCCCGGCGCCATCCAGCCCCACGGGCTGCTGCTCGTCGCCGAGGCGGAGGGTGCGCATCGGGTGGTGGCCGGTGCGGGCGACATCGAGGGCAAGCTGGCCGCCGAGTGGCTCGGGCGCCCGCTGGGCGAGCTGTTGCAGCAGGATATCGCGCGGTTGCTCAACACGCTGCCGGGCGGGCCGAACGCCAGCGTCCCCTTGCCGGTGACCGGGATCGACGACCGCTTCACCGCGACGATGCACCGTGCCGGGCGGCACCTGATGGTCGAGCTGGAGCCGTTGCCGTCCGATCCGATGACCGCCGCGACGATGCTGGCATGGCTGGACGCGGTCGCCACCAGCTTCGAGCGCGCTACCGACCGGCAGACGCTGTACGATCGTGCCGCGACGGCATTTCGCACGCTCACCGGGTTCGACCGGGTAATGGTCTATCGCTTCCTGGACGACGATGCCGGCCGCGTGGTGGCCGAGGATCGCGACCCGACGCTCGACACGTTCCTGAACCATCATTTCCCCGCGTCCGACATCCCGAAGCAGGCGCGCGCGCTGTATATCCGTAACCGGACCCGGTCGATCCCGACCGTGGATTATGACCCCGCCCCGCTGCGGCCCGCCGGTTTTGCCGGCTGCGACCTCAGCGACGTGGCGTTGCGCCACGTCTCGCCGATCCATCTGCAATATCTTCGCAACATGGGTGTCGAGGCGTCCGCATCGATCTCGATCGTCAAGGACGGGTTGCTGTGGGGGCTGATCGCCTGCCACCACAACACGCCGCGCGCCCTGGCGCCGGAGGTGCGCGGTGCCGCCGCGACGCTGGCGAGTGGCCTTGCCCGGCAGATCCGCGCCAAGGAGGAAGCGGCGGCCTATCGCGAGCGGCTCGCCCTGCGTGCCGCCGAGGATAGCGTCGTTCCCCGTCTGAACAGCGAAGAACCGCTACGCGACGCGATCATCGCCGTGAAGACCGAATTGCGCGAGATGCTGCACGCCGATGGCTTCGCGATGGTGGCGGGCGATCAGGTCGAGGCGACCGGCCGGTGTCCGGCCGATGGCGTCCTGATCGCGATCGCGCGCCAGGTTCGTGAACGCGGCAACGAACCGCTCGCCACCCACGAACTGGCGAAGCTGTTCCCCGCCGCCGCCGAACACCACAGGCTGGCGAGCGGACTGCTCGCTCTGCCGCTGCACGACGAGGACGCGACGTTGCTGTGGCTGCGCGCCGAGACGGTCGAAACGATCGAATGGGCGGGCAACCCGCACAAGGCGGTGCAGATCGCCCCCAACGAGACGCTGACCCCGCGAGCATCGTTCGCAAGCTTTACGGAAACCGTGCGCGGCCGGTCGCATCCATGGACTCTGGAAGAGGTGGAGGCGGCGCACCGGCTGCGTCGTCGCTTCCACGAAGCGCGCCAGCATCTTCAGGTTCGCATCCTCAATCGCGAATTGAGCCGGACGCTGGTCGAAAAGGATGCGCTGCTCGTCCAGAAGGACGTGCTGATGAAGGAAGTGAACCATCGCGTGCAGAACAGCCTGCAGCTGGTCGCCTCGTTCCTGCGGTTGCAGGCGAAGACTGCCGGCGCCGGTATCGTCGCGGATCAGCTGGCGGAGGCGCAGGCCCGCCTCGCCGCGGTCGCGCTCGTCCATCGCCGGCTGTATCGCGACGATCAGGTCGAGAGCATCGATCTGTCGCGCTACGTCGATGAGTTGATCGCCGACATGCGCACGTCGCTCGGCACCGACTGGGGTCGTCACATCCGGCTCGACCTGGCGCCCGTTCTGGTGCCGACCGACCGTGCGGTGAACATCGGCCTGATCCTGACCGAACTGGTCATCAACGCCACCAAATATGCCTATGACGGCGCACCCGGGCCGGTCGCCATTGCACTGGAACAGCATGGCGGCAAGCTGCGGCTGATCGTCGCGGACGACGGGCGCGGCAAGAACGGCGACATGGCGGGCAGCGGCGGCTTCGGCAGTCGCATGATGGACGCGATGGTCCAGCGCCTGTCCGGCACGATCGAATATAGCGAAAACCATCCCGGTCTGCGCGCGATCGTGACGGCACCGATCGCCGAGACGTGA
- a CDS encoding inorganic phosphate transporter, protein MTISFTLLVALIGVALLFDFLNGLHDAANSIATVVSTRVLKPHHAVLWAAFFNFIAFAVFGLHVAQTVGKGIVDAQIIDPQVIFGALMGAIAWNVITWRYGIPSSSSHALIGGLLGAGISKAGFSSVVWVGVGKTVAAIFLSPTVGLVLALLLVLVVAWSSLKLTPMGVDKRFRKLQLVSAALYSLGHGGNDAQKTMGIITVLLYSQGMLGGEFHVPFWVVLSCQAAMALGTMSGGWKIVHTMGSKITRLTPAQGFCAETGGAITLFMATMGGIPVSSTHTITGAIVGVGSARRLSAVRWNIASRIVVAWVVTLPAAGLIGAAFYELAALLSA, encoded by the coding sequence ATGACCATCTCCTTCACGCTGCTGGTCGCGCTGATCGGCGTGGCGCTGCTGTTCGATTTCCTGAACGGCCTGCACGACGCCGCCAATTCGATCGCGACCGTGGTATCCACCCGCGTCCTGAAGCCGCACCACGCAGTGCTCTGGGCCGCCTTCTTCAACTTCATCGCGTTTGCGGTGTTCGGCCTGCATGTCGCGCAGACGGTGGGCAAGGGTATCGTCGACGCGCAGATCATCGATCCGCAGGTGATCTTCGGCGCGCTGATGGGCGCGATCGCGTGGAATGTCATCACCTGGCGCTACGGCATTCCGTCCAGTTCCAGCCACGCGCTGATCGGCGGCCTGCTCGGTGCCGGTATATCGAAGGCGGGCTTTTCCAGCGTCGTCTGGGTCGGCGTCGGCAAGACCGTCGCCGCGATCTTCCTGTCGCCCACCGTCGGGCTGGTCCTCGCCCTGCTGCTGGTGCTGGTCGTCGCGTGGAGTTCGCTGAAGCTGACGCCAATGGGCGTCGACAAGCGCTTCCGCAAGCTCCAGCTCGTCTCCGCCGCGCTCTACAGCCTGGGCCACGGCGGCAACGACGCGCAGAAGACGATGGGGATCATCACCGTCCTGCTCTATTCGCAGGGCATGCTCGGCGGCGAATTCCACGTACCCTTCTGGGTCGTGCTCTCCTGCCAGGCGGCGATGGCGCTCGGCACGATGTCGGGCGGATGGAAGATCGTCCACACGATGGGGTCGAAGATCACCCGCCTCACCCCGGCGCAGGGCTTCTGCGCCGAGACGGGCGGCGCGATCACGCTGTTCATGGCGACGATGGGCGGCATTCCCGTGTCCTCGACGCACACCATCACCGGCGCGATCGTCGGCGTCGGCTCCGCCCGCCGGCTCAGCGCCGTCCGCTGGAACATCGCCAGCCGGATCGTCGTCGCCTGGGTGGTCACGCTCCCCGCCGCCGGGCTGATCGGTGCGGCGTTCTACGAACTGGCGGCGCTGCTGTCCGCCTGA
- a CDS encoding MAPEG family protein: protein MPIELTLLGASTVLLFAHVMIQGQTATRDRGLDWNAGPRDGAAQPLGTLAGRAARALANFQETYPAFIALTLALAMTGQTGGSGAAGAILWFAARFAYIPLYLFGVRYLRSLAWLASILGLLLMLVRFF, encoded by the coding sequence ATGCCTATCGAACTGACCCTGCTCGGCGCATCGACCGTCCTGCTGTTCGCGCATGTCATGATCCAGGGGCAGACCGCCACCCGCGATCGCGGCCTCGACTGGAACGCCGGTCCGCGCGACGGCGCCGCACAACCGCTCGGCACGCTCGCCGGCCGGGCCGCCCGCGCGCTGGCGAACTTTCAGGAAACCTATCCGGCGTTCATCGCGCTGACGCTCGCGCTCGCCATGACCGGGCAGACCGGCGGCAGCGGCGCGGCCGGCGCGATCCTCTGGTTCGCCGCCCGCTTCGCCTACATCCCGCTCTACCTGTTCGGCGTGCGCTATCTCCGCAGCCTTGCCTGGCTCGCGTCGATCCTGGGACTGTTGTTGATGCTGGTCCGTTTCTTCTGA
- a CDS encoding DUF47 family protein — protein sequence MVAWFQALMPKQGRFFEQFEAHAATLVAGADALQKLFSGDGAIAQHIAEIVDREHEADDITRDVLQDVRRVFVTPFDRSAITDLIGVMDDSIDQMNQTANTIALYEVTEFAPDMREMVGLVVEAARVTAEAIPLLRKLDQNAARLHDLTERLVKLEGRADEHHARGLKALFKACGTDNPMRFIVEREIYSHLERTADRFEDIANEIQGLVIDHA from the coding sequence ATGGTTGCCTGGTTCCAGGCGCTGATGCCGAAGCAAGGTCGTTTCTTCGAACAGTTCGAGGCGCATGCCGCCACGCTGGTCGCGGGCGCCGACGCCTTGCAGAAGCTGTTCAGCGGCGACGGCGCGATCGCGCAGCACATCGCCGAGATCGTGGATCGCGAGCACGAGGCCGATGATATCACCCGCGACGTCCTGCAGGACGTGCGCCGCGTGTTCGTGACCCCCTTCGACCGGTCGGCGATCACCGACCTGATCGGGGTCATGGACGATTCGATCGACCAGATGAACCAGACCGCGAACACCATCGCCCTGTACGAGGTGACCGAGTTCGCACCCGACATGCGTGAGATGGTCGGTCTGGTCGTCGAGGCGGCGCGCGTTACCGCGGAAGCGATCCCCCTCCTCCGCAAGCTCGACCAGAATGCCGCGCGCCTGCACGACCTCACCGAACGGCTGGTCAAGCTGGAGGGGCGTGCGGACGAGCATCACGCCCGCGGCTTGAAGGCGCTGTTCAAGGCGTGCGGCACCGACAATCCGATGCGCTTCATCGTCGAGCGCGAAATCTACAGCCATCTGGAGCGGACGGCCGACCGGTTCGAGGACATCGCGAACGAGATCCAGGGTCTCGTGATCGATCACGCCTAG
- a CDS encoding catalase family protein, which produces MLARTPVRYTPAVERLADDEAGTIDALNAAFREILETTSTDYGHAVRSVHAKAHGIARGTLTVADDLPPELAQGIFARGGSYEAVLRLSTNAGDILPDSIGLPRGLALKILGVEGERLPGSEADTTQDFIMVNGPVFTAPDAASFLKNLKLLAKTTDRAETGKVVLSKVLRTVEAGLEAIGQPSATLQQLGGAPHVHPLGETYFTQTPYRYGDYMAKVAVFPVAPALTRLAGATIDTVDDPDAIRAAVRKALIAHGGSWDVRVQLNTDLDAMPIEDPRVEWDRAASPFVTVATLDVPPQIGWDDETTARTDDALSYSIWHGIEAHRPLGNVNRARRDTYRFSADFRRSFNGCPMHEPGSLAELV; this is translated from the coding sequence ATGCTCGCCAGAACACCCGTCCGCTACACCCCCGCCGTCGAACGCCTCGCCGACGACGAGGCCGGCACGATCGATGCCCTCAACGCGGCGTTTCGCGAAATCTTGGAAACCACGTCCACGGATTACGGCCACGCCGTGCGATCCGTCCATGCCAAGGCGCATGGCATCGCGCGCGGAACGCTGACCGTGGCGGACGATCTGCCGCCGGAGCTGGCACAGGGCATCTTCGCGCGAGGCGGCTCCTACGAAGCGGTGCTGCGGCTGTCGACCAACGCCGGCGATATCCTGCCCGACAGCATCGGTCTGCCGCGCGGATTGGCGTTGAAGATCCTCGGTGTCGAAGGCGAGCGGCTTCCCGGGTCGGAAGCCGATACGACCCAGGACTTCATCATGGTGAATGGGCCGGTATTCACTGCGCCCGATGCGGCATCGTTCCTCAAGAACCTCAAGCTGCTGGCGAAGACCACCGACCGCGCCGAAACGGGCAAGGTCGTGTTGTCGAAGGTCCTGCGCACGGTGGAGGCCGGGCTGGAGGCGATCGGCCAGCCCTCGGCGACGCTCCAGCAACTCGGCGGCGCACCGCACGTCCATCCGCTCGGCGAGACCTATTTCACCCAGACGCCGTACCGGTACGGCGACTATATGGCGAAGGTCGCGGTATTCCCGGTCGCGCCGGCACTCACCCGGCTTGCCGGAGCGACGATCGACACCGTCGACGATCCCGATGCGATCCGCGCGGCGGTGCGAAAGGCGTTGATCGCGCATGGCGGATCGTGGGACGTGCGCGTGCAGCTCAACACCGATCTGGACGCGATGCCGATCGAGGATCCGCGGGTGGAATGGGATCGCGCGGCCAGCCCGTTCGTGACGGTCGCGACGCTCGACGTGCCGCCGCAGATCGGCTGGGACGACGAAACGACGGCGCGTACCGACGATGCCCTGTCCTACAGCATCTGGCACGGGATCGAGGCGCATCGGCCACTCGGCAACGTCAATCGCGCCCGCCGCGACACCTATCGCTTTTCCGCCGATTTCCGCCGGTCGTTCAATGGTTGCCCGATGCACGAACCGGGCAGCCTTGCCGAACTCGTCTGA
- a CDS encoding biliverdin-producing heme oxygenase, with amino-acid sequence MSFVRTLRQATAADHEMVDAHYGGFALDRPAGYRSFLTAHARALPAVELALAEASDLPPWRSRTALLAADLHALDAPIPAPLPFQPGAAAERWGALYVIEGSRLGGQLLARSVPAGLPSAYLAAHHLPGEWRRLLTTLDTHAAGQGQAWQDAALAGARACFALYARAAVIA; translated from the coding sequence ATGTCTTTCGTCCGTACACTTCGTCAGGCGACCGCCGCGGATCACGAGATGGTCGACGCGCATTACGGTGGTTTCGCGCTCGATCGCCCGGCGGGTTACCGGTCGTTCCTGACCGCGCACGCACGGGCATTGCCGGCGGTGGAGCTGGCACTCGCCGAAGCGTCGGACCTGCCGCCATGGCGATCACGGACGGCGTTGTTGGCGGCGGACCTGCACGCGCTGGATGCGCCGATACCGGCGCCGCTTCCCTTCCAGCCGGGCGCAGCCGCAGAGCGCTGGGGTGCCCTGTACGTGATCGAGGGATCGCGGCTCGGCGGGCAGTTGCTGGCGCGCAGCGTACCGGCCGGCCTGCCGTCCGCCTACCTCGCGGCGCATCACCTGCCCGGCGAATGGCGCAGGCTGTTGACGACGCTCGATACGCACGCGGCTGGGCAGGGGCAGGCATGGCAGGATGCCGCGCTGGCCGGCGCCCGCGCATGCTTCGCCCTGTACGCCCGGGCTGCGGTGATCGCCTAG
- a CDS encoding GGDEF domain-containing protein: MRFDTGRTAGRMNALAAPAHSRLARLSSWLGGHQNRPPVHADAHDDTRDRNRQLFCRIGAFLETHDLAPTTEHYDLARRYVSGDDIALRLEVDRHLTSQPRIDARFVRSLTSARPDAALHPEGIAAMADALAVMLADSETTVHQSHASARDYHSALSAEADAAHGETGATMVRLLGITTEAIARTRDLATRLEATHRETRALRVNLEQARQAADEDHLTGLANRRCFDGRLHAANACEDDSGSHCVALCDIDDFKAINDRHGHDTGDRVLKLVARQLTTDLGRTVLVARHGGEEFACLFERCSPATAHEKLDDVRERLGARTLVDQSTGRGIGNLSFSAGIAVLGDDPSAAMRAADAALYAAKRAGKNRVVLAPA; this comes from the coding sequence ATGCGATTCGACACTGGCCGGACCGCAGGTCGCATGAACGCGCTCGCTGCACCGGCGCATTCGCGCCTTGCCCGATTGTCGTCCTGGCTGGGCGGTCATCAGAATAGACCCCCGGTCCATGCCGACGCGCATGACGACACGCGCGATCGCAATCGTCAGCTGTTCTGCCGGATCGGTGCGTTCCTGGAGACGCACGATCTGGCGCCGACCACGGAGCATTACGATCTGGCCCGCCGCTACGTGTCGGGTGACGATATCGCGCTGCGGCTGGAGGTGGACCGGCACCTGACGTCGCAGCCGCGGATCGATGCCCGCTTCGTGCGCAGCCTGACCAGCGCGCGACCCGACGCCGCGCTGCATCCCGAGGGGATCGCCGCGATGGCCGACGCGCTGGCCGTCATGCTGGCGGACAGCGAGACCACCGTTCATCAGAGCCATGCCTCGGCCCGCGACTATCACAGCGCGCTCAGTGCCGAAGCCGATGCCGCGCACGGCGAGACGGGCGCCACCATGGTTCGCCTGCTGGGCATCACCACCGAAGCGATCGCGCGGACCCGCGATCTTGCCACACGGCTGGAGGCGACGCATCGCGAGACCCGCGCGCTGCGCGTCAATCTGGAACAGGCGCGGCAGGCGGCGGACGAGGATCACCTCACCGGCCTTGCCAACCGCCGCTGTTTCGATGGCAGGCTGCACGCCGCAAACGCATGCGAGGACGATAGCGGCAGCCATTGCGTCGCGCTTTGCGACATCGACGATTTCAAGGCGATCAACGACCGCCACGGCCATGATACGGGCGATCGGGTGCTGAAACTCGTCGCGCGCCAACTGACGACGGATCTGGGCAGGACGGTGCTGGTCGCGCGGCATGGCGGCGAGGAGTTCGCCTGCCTGTTCGAACGCTGTTCCCCCGCGACGGCGCACGAGAAGCTCGACGATGTCCGCGAGCGGCTCGGCGCGCGCACGCTCGTCGATCAATCGACCGGGCGTGGCATCGGCAACCTCAGCTTTTCCGCCGGAATCGCGGTGCTCGGCGACGATCCCAGTGCGGCGATGCGGGCGGCCGACGCCGCGCTCTACGCCGCCAAGCGCGCCGGCAAGAATCGCGTGGTGCTGGCGCCGGCCTGA
- a CDS encoding metallophosphoesterase, with amino-acid sequence MITLFHVSDVHFGAEDPEAIAWFGERVAEEKPDAVIMTGDLTMRATRREFECGGDWLRSLGVPVTLEVGNHDIPYYWDPFRRLFAPYQRYVAIEKMIEAELDLPGVTIVPLKTTARAQWRWNWSKGRVSPGSLRRALAMIAQAPRGNLIFVAAHHPLVEGGTKGTAKTRHGDSAMTALAEAGAHAVLSGHVHDPFDVPVERSGRTIRMIGAGTLSKRVRNSRPAFNEIRLADGKFETIARTMGREPQRAISEDPEHPRV; translated from the coding sequence ATGATCACATTGTTTCACGTCAGCGACGTTCATTTTGGTGCGGAAGATCCTGAGGCGATCGCCTGGTTCGGCGAACGGGTGGCGGAGGAAAAACCGGATGCGGTCATCATGACCGGCGACCTGACGATGCGCGCCACCCGCCGCGAATTCGAATGCGGCGGCGACTGGCTGCGCAGCCTCGGCGTGCCGGTGACGCTGGAGGTCGGCAATCACGACATCCCGTATTACTGGGACCCGTTCCGCCGGTTGTTCGCGCCCTACCAGCGCTACGTCGCGATCGAGAAGATGATCGAGGCGGAACTGGACCTGCCCGGCGTCACCATCGTGCCGTTGAAGACGACGGCGCGGGCGCAGTGGCGCTGGAACTGGTCGAAGGGCAGGGTCAGCCCCGGTTCGCTGCGGCGGGCCCTTGCGATGATCGCGCAGGCGCCCCGCGGCAATCTGATCTTCGTCGCCGCTCACCATCCGTTGGTCGAGGGCGGCACCAAGGGGACGGCGAAGACCCGCCATGGCGACAGCGCGATGACGGCGCTGGCGGAGGCGGGGGCGCATGCCGTGCTGTCCGGCCACGTCCACGATCCGTTCGACGTACCGGTTGAGCGCAGCGGCCGGACGATACGCATGATCGGGGCGGGGACCTTGTCGAAGCGCGTGCGCAATTCACGCCCTGCCTTCAACGAGATCCGTCTCGCCGATGGCAAGTTCGAAACGATCGCACGCACGATGGGCCGCGAACCGCAACGGGCGATCAGCGAAGATCCCGAGCATCCCCGCGTCTGA